One Candidatus Latescibacterota bacterium DNA window includes the following coding sequences:
- a CDS encoding T9SS type A sorting domain-containing protein, whose protein sequence is MPATLYQNSPNPFKYGTEIRFYIPAPAQVRLCVYDLSGRIIANILGQPEEPGYHLEHWDGKNDSGSRIPPGVYFLNLTVNDESMSRKVVILPR, encoded by the coding sequence CTGCCAGCGACTCTATATCAGAATAGTCCCAATCCGTTTAAATATGGGACAGAAATTCGATTCTATATCCCCGCTCCCGCTCAAGTCAGGCTTTGTGTATACGATCTTTCAGGGAGAATCATCGCTAACATTCTGGGCCAGCCAGAAGAACCTGGCTATCACCTGGAACATTGGGATGGCAAAAACGACTCTGGTTCTCGGATCCCGCCCGGAGTGTATTTTCTCAACCTGACTGTGAATGACGAGTCGATGTCTCGAAAGGTCGTTATCTTGCCGCGGTGA
- a CDS encoding nuclear transport factor 2 family protein: MKNLKHEEMIEFMDRWMKAWDDHDLEKVLDGFAKDVVFEGWTGRRLKGKDSIRDAWSAWFEGHGGFRFIPEEVFVDEKQQKVLWSWRYEGPSFSSGSAGELEIRNGVDVLVFEDGLIKIKQTYSKTMIEIGGRKVVLKPTV; encoded by the coding sequence ATGAAAAATCTTAAACACGAAGAGATGATCGAATTCATGGATCGCTGGATGAAAGCCTGGGACGATCATGATCTGGAAAAGGTTCTCGATGGATTTGCCAAAGATGTTGTTTTTGAAGGTTGGACGGGGAGAAGACTGAAAGGAAAGGATAGTATCCGGGACGCATGGTCGGCGTGGTTTGAAGGGCATGGAGGATTCAGGTTTATTCCTGAGGAAGTCTTTGTCGATGAAAAACAGCAGAAGGTATTGTGGAGCTGGCGTTATGAAGGACCATCGTTTTCCAGCGGTTCCGCCGGTGAACTGGAGATCAGGAATGGAGTGGATGTCCTTGTGTTCGAAGATGGTCTGATCAAGATAAAGCAGACCTATTCGAAGACAATGATCGAGATCGGTGGGCGGAAAGTCGTACTGAAACCAACAGTATAG